Genomic segment of Saccharomycodes ludwigii strain NBRC 1722 chromosome VI, whole genome shotgun sequence:
CAGCCAATACTTTTTTACCTTTGACTTCCCCAGTTGGATCAACATCTAAGGCAATAAATTCAACCAATTGTGATGTATCAGCTAGAGAATCAAATGGAAAACGATAATACACTTGTGCGCTTAGCTCGGCCGTTTGTGAAGTTTTTGGGTCTAAAAATTGAAGAGTGTTTGTGACTTTGGAACATAGGACAAATTGTGAAATATTCCCCAAAGTTTTAGCCAATTTTTTAGGTAAAACAACCAAGTCGTCCCTGCAGATTGGAACAATTTCTACAGAATAAGAAAATTTGTAGGTAGAAGACCCAGTATGGATATCTTGAGAAATTAATTCTTCAGATcttttgaatttaattGGAACAACagagtttaaaaaatctaaCATTTTAGTGGCATGGTTTCTTTGtccataaaaaaaatctagaCCATCTTTACTCTCTTGGATAGAAATGGTATCGACATGGGCattatgttttaaaatcaacTGTTCTAGATACAAAAATGTTCTTTTGTGTGGGACTTTTTGTCTAATCTGGACAGTAGCCCTCCAAGTATTAGTGGTGTACGACCTGGCACAATCAGGACACTGCatagcaacaacaatataatCAACTTCAAAAGTTTGTTGAATAATTGTGTTCGCCATTGCTTCACCTTGGACAGTCAATTTTACTTTAATTCTTCTACTGTGTGGTTCTGTCCATATAAAGGATGCATCAACTAATCTAACTTTGGTCAACCCCTTTAACCTACGTAAACACAATGCTAATAGTTCTCTACTTTCTAGCTGAGCCCTAACCCATTGGCCAGGTGGTTGCAAAAATCGCTCACAATTCCTACAGAAACTGATGTTAGCTTCACGAGGGATACCTTGTGTAATATCAACTGTCATTTTAATACAATCATAACACATAACTAGACCAGCAGAACCATCCATTGGAACACCACAGTTGCAACATAAAACTGTGGCAActtgctgctgctgctggtTAAAAACATTGGGATCTATGGGGGTATAACTcatttttgtaattcaaaaaaaaaaagaaaaaaaaaaaggaaaatacaggctttttatatttatcttGTGTTTTTCCTGCTGATGagtataattatatatctTATTTTTGAGAGTTAACAAAAACAGATATTGGTGATATAAGTTTAGGTGAgttaaaaggaaaaagtcagaatagttattttttttcttctttttattttcctgaaaaaagaaaaaagaaaaaaaaaaaaaaaaaaaaaagctcgatgaggaaagaaaaatcttACTAATGAAAATATGCAATATCAATAATCTCTATTTTAGAAACACGCGCACACAAATACAttgatataaaaagaaacgttacttatattttattctattaAGAAGCAATTTtacatataatattatGGCCAATTATTTGATTAAACGTTTAATAGTTacgtaataataaatatgcttatttcttcttctttttgcCAAAACTTAACGGCAGGTTAGTCACCTTTTTAGTAGTTTTCTGTATTTTTGGATCATCCTCATCCTCATCATTGTTATCATCGTAACCTACAAGAGCCGTGGCGGAAACGTTACTGTATGTTTTGGCATCATTAAAGTGttctaatttctttttaatttctttccttttgcCTTCCCTCATTTTATGTTTCAACGCAACCATTGCTTTGCTATCATGACTATCGATTCTATATATACTACTTTTTATATCCCTATTGTTGGAATTTctcatctttttcttccttaaTGTGGATACTTTCTTATCACCGTTTATAAATTCACCAACCGTCGATATATCTTCTTCCTTGAGAGTACCATCAGTATCTGTATTTGATAAGTCCAGACTAGCACCTGTTGCCATTACCGGTAGTTgataaaattctttttgGAAATCTTTTAGATCACCACTATTATCCTTTGATTCAAGACTATCATTTTCAATCCATTTTAATACTGTAGCTcttgatttattaaaaactacTTGTAATTGTGACTGTAATAATTTCTTctctttaatttctttagCTTTTGACTTGTGGGAGTTGTTATTGCCATCGATGTTGATATTATCCTTAATTGAAGTCATGTTAGAATTCATAACAATTTATGGGTATAATTCAATGTTATCGCACTTTGTTATGAAGAAATAAAGGTTAATAGAAGTTAGTATTAATTTAAGCACCCAGTTCAGTTGCTTTCCCCTTCTTACTTTAgacattaaaattatatatattttttttagaaaaaaaaaaaaaaaaaaaaaaaagaaaaaaaaaaaaaaaaaaaagataaaaaaaaaaatttaaaataaacaaaacattACAACAAAACTTcacaaaaagaataatgataaaaataatatatatatatatatatatatatatatatgccAAGTTATTAATATGCCCATTATATAAAACTGTTTTTTATCGCCTATAACTTTTCTTACTAATATTACCGTTATTtgaactttttttcaataattgtACCCTTCTTTGTTCACCAAAGTTTTCCCTTTCCATAGACATAATACTTTCCCTTTTAGCCGTCGTAACTTTGCTCAAAGCCTTTCTAATAACAGCCGTATCATGAACACCTGTGAACtcttccatttttttattaattctCTCTTCAATAGCATGTATACGTTCAACATCCTTCGGCGTTACAAAAGATAATGCCTCACCTTTTCTACCAGCACGTGCCGTACGACCGCTTCTATGAATAAATGTATCAGGATTTGCTGGAATATCATAGTTAACTACTAATTGAACAACTGGGATATCTAAACCTCTACTGGCTACATCAGTAGCAATCAATACTCTGGCAGCAGATGCACGAAATCTATGTAATGAATTTGTTCTTTCTTGCTGTGGCATTTGGGAATGTAACGATGCTACTCTTATATCTAAACTTTTCAAAGTTCTTCTTAATATTtctgctgttgctgttctATTAACAAATACAATGGCACTTTTTGATTGATAGTCCTCGCTGCTCAGTATTTGGTATAAATAAGCCTCTTTAACATGCTCAGGTACTAATAAATAATCGATTTTCAAAGTTGATGGAATGGCTATATTATCGACAGTTTCCACCTGATAGCTGAAACAAGGTTTGCTACCATTTTTTTGCAACTGCTTTACTTGATCGGTCATTGTTGCTGTAAATAACAAGTTTTGTCTTTTATCCTTTGGTGGTAATGCAGAAACGCATCTTACTAAATCACTACTAAAAGTGTTGGTCAACAAAATATCGGCTTCATCTAGTACTAGGAATTTGACTCTCTTTAATCCTTTGACAACTTGGTCTCCACCATTTAAAACATGATGTGCCAATCTACCGGGCGTAGctataataaaatgtgGTTTCCTTTCTAATTCGATGGCTTGCTTGACAATATCTTCTCCACCAACGCATATACAAACCCTAATATTCATGGAGCTTCCTAATGCAGTAAATTGCTCGGCAATTTGCATGGCTAATTCTCTCGTAGGTGTCAAAATTAAACCAAACATCCCGCTAGGATCTTCACTCCATCTACTCAACATCGGTGCTGCAAATGCAATGGTTTTACCGCTACCTGTTTTTGCTCCACCAATACAATCCTTGCCACTTAAAATTTCAGGGATACAATGCTTTTGGATTTCTGTTGGTTTTGTGATTTTCATGGCATTTAAAGAATCAGCTAACCATTTTGGTACGCCTAAGCTTTTAAAATCGGACATTACTATGTATTTAATACAATTGTTATAGGGAATGAGGGGATAgctatttttgttttggatAAATTGCCCAAAATACGGTATCTATTATTTACAAGgataataaagttatttggaaaaaaaaaaaaaaaaaaaaaaaaaagtcaaatttgtaatttcattattatcattattttttaagcttttaataaaaaaaaaaaaaaaaaaaagaaacgatattttttatttttaaaaaaaaaaaaaaaaaaaaaaaagtccgAAAAACGAATTTGCACGAGCTAGCGGAAAGGCCgctatataaaataaataaaaaaaaaaacaaacttttCCCTTATCCAAATTATAGTATATCATAATGATTCCAAATTAATCTTAATGGCTCTTTTATATGAATTTTTACCATGCTCAACCAAATCAGACATTTTCGAAATCAATATGtcta
This window contains:
- the DBP8 gene encoding ATP-dependent RNA helicase DBP8 (similar to Saccharomyces cerevisiae YHR169W | DBP8 | Dead Box Protein) yields the protein MSDFKSLGVPKWLADSLNAMKITKPTEIQKHCIPEILSGKDCIGGAKTGSGKTIAFAAPMLSRWSEDPSGMFGLILTPTRELAMQIAEQFTALGSSMNIRVCICVGGEDIVKQAIELERKPHFIIATPGRLAHHVLNGGDQVVKGLKRVKFLVLDEADILLTNTFSSDLVRCVSALPPKDKRQNLLFTATMTDQVKQLQKNGSKPCFSYQVETVDNIAIPSTLKIDYLLVPEHVKEAYLYQILSSEDYQSKSAIVFVNRTATAEILRRTLKSLDIRVASLHSQMPQQERTNSLHRFRASAARVLIATDVASRGLDIPVVQLVVNYDIPANPDTFIHRSGRTARAGRKGEALSFVTPKDVERIHAIEERINKKMEEFTGVHDTAVIRKALSKVTTAKRESIMSMERENFGEQRRVQLLKKSSNNGNISKKSYRR
- the NOP19 gene encoding Nop19p (similar to Saccharomyces cerevisiae YGR251W | NOP19 | NucleOlar Protein) — encoded protein: MNSNMTSIKDNINIDGNNNSHKSKAKEIKEKKLLQSQLQVVFNKSRATVLKWIENDSLESKDNSGDLKDFQKEFYQLPVMATGASLDLSNTDTDGTLKEEDISTVGEFINGDKKVSTLRKKKMRNSNNRDIKSSIYRIDSHDSKAMVALKHKMREGKRKEIKKKLEHFNDAKTYSNVSATALVGYDDNNDEDEDDPKIQKTTKKVTNLPLSFGKKKKK
- the NMD3 gene encoding ribosome-binding protein NMD3 (similar to Saccharomyces cerevisiae YHR170W | NMD3 | Nonsense-Mediated mRNA Decay), whose translation is MSYTPIDPNVFNQQQQQVATVLCCNCGVPMDGSAGLVMCYDCIKMTVDITQGIPREANISFCRNCERFLQPPGQWVRAQLESRELLALCLRRLKGLTKVRLVDASFIWTEPHSRRIKVKLTVQGEAMANTIIQQTFEVDYIVVAMQCPDCARSYTTNTWRATVQIRQKVPHKRTFLYLEQLILKHNAHVDTISIQESKDGLDFFYGQRNHATKMLDFLNSVVPIKFKRSEELISQDIHTGSSTYKFSYSVEIVPICRDDLVVLPKKLAKTLGNISQFVLCSKVTNTLQFLDPKTSQTAELSAQVYYRFPFDSLADTSQLVEFIALDVDPTGEVKGKKVLADITVARASDLGVNDQIYYVRSHLGAIIHPGDSVMGYFVANSNYNNSLYDSLNIDYVPDVVLVKKLYVRKTKKNRNWKLKRMAKEHKEIDASVDYTSKQNNQEMERAEKDYELFLQELEEDQEMRQTINLYKSQNTQSAVPHDDTEVDEDEDAPQIDIDELLDELDEMTLEDKAGNV